Proteins from one Verrucomicrobiia bacterium genomic window:
- a CDS encoding glycosyl hydrolase family 65 protein: MGDTADSDVCATIRRFLAISILVPFLLISFTAAAQPSAILQPAAFSHHVERFNAMEDENVTNLISNAESSQWLQANIPFFECPDREVEEIYYFRWWSFRKHLKQTPKGFVFTEFLTPVSHAGEFNTISCAASFHVAESRWLADQRFVENYIHFWMRGNDGKPAPHFHRFSSWFAETVYERFLADGDRQFLIDLLPDLVGDYRAWEQERQLTNGMFWQFDVRDGMEESISGGRRVQNVRPTINSYMAANARAISRIAQLANEPRIATEFESKSERLRAQILETLWNPDSEFFEVRRPDGNLAEVREAIGFIPWMFNLVPPEARFSAAWRQLMDVQGFRAPAGITTAERRHPEFRSHGIWTCEWDGAVWPFATSQTLYALANFLRSEAAAATKLSTAIYFDQFVTYVRSQYANGKPFIGEYHDEVTGGWINGRNGRSRYYNHSTFADLLITGLAGIRPRADNIVEVHPLLPEGTWDWFCLDRVPYHGSVLTIVWDKDGSRYGRGPGLRILANGTEIARGSALQPLTGRLP; this comes from the coding sequence ATGGGCGATACAGCAGACTCGGATGTCTGCGCCACGATTCGCCGCTTCCTCGCTATCTCGATTCTCGTCCCGTTTCTCCTGATCTCATTCACGGCTGCCGCGCAACCGTCCGCTATCCTCCAGCCTGCCGCCTTCTCCCATCACGTGGAACGGTTCAATGCGATGGAAGACGAGAACGTTACGAACCTCATCTCCAATGCCGAATCCTCGCAGTGGCTGCAGGCGAACATCCCGTTCTTTGAATGTCCCGATCGCGAGGTCGAAGAGATCTATTACTTCCGATGGTGGTCGTTTCGCAAACACCTGAAGCAAACGCCAAAAGGATTCGTGTTCACCGAATTCCTGACGCCTGTCAGCCACGCCGGGGAATTCAACACGATCAGCTGCGCCGCCTCATTTCACGTCGCCGAATCGCGATGGCTGGCGGATCAGCGCTTCGTTGAGAACTACATTCACTTCTGGATGCGGGGGAACGACGGCAAACCTGCGCCTCATTTTCATCGATTCAGCAGCTGGTTTGCGGAAACGGTTTATGAAAGGTTCCTCGCCGACGGCGACAGGCAGTTCCTGATCGATTTGCTTCCCGATTTGGTTGGGGATTATCGCGCATGGGAGCAGGAGCGGCAATTGACCAATGGAATGTTCTGGCAGTTCGATGTTCGCGACGGAATGGAGGAATCAATCAGCGGCGGGCGGCGCGTTCAAAACGTTCGGCCAACCATCAACAGCTACATGGCGGCGAACGCGCGGGCAATCTCGAGGATCGCGCAGTTGGCAAATGAACCCCGAATTGCAACTGAGTTCGAATCGAAGTCTGAACGCCTGCGTGCGCAGATTCTCGAGACGCTCTGGAATCCCGATTCTGAATTCTTCGAAGTGCGCCGCCCCGACGGCAACCTGGCAGAAGTCCGTGAAGCCATTGGTTTCATTCCATGGATGTTCAACCTTGTCCCGCCCGAGGCGCGTTTCTCCGCAGCATGGCGGCAATTGATGGACGTCCAGGGTTTTCGAGCGCCCGCGGGGATCACCACGGCCGAGCGCCGCCATCCTGAATTCCGATCACACGGAATCTGGACGTGCGAATGGGACGGGGCGGTCTGGCCGTTTGCCACATCGCAGACGCTCTACGCGCTTGCGAATTTCTTGCGGAGCGAAGCAGCTGCCGCGACGAAACTTTCCACCGCAATCTACTTCGATCAGTTCGTAACTTATGTGCGAAGCCAATACGCGAACGGCAAACCGTTCATCGGCGAGTATCACGATGAAGTCACGGGCGGGTGGATCAACGGACGGAACGGCAGAAGCCGGTACTACAATCATTCGACGTTCGCGGACCTGTTGATAACCGGATTGGCGGGCATTCGCCCGCGGGCCGACAACATCGTGGAAGTGCATCCGCTGCTGCCGGAAGGAACGTGGGATTGGTTCTGCCTCGATCGCGTGCCATATCACGGTTCCGTGCTGACGATTGTTTGGGACAAGGATGGATCACGTTACGGGCGCGGTCCCGGCCTGCGTATCCTCGCAAATGGAACCGAGATTGCGAGGGGCAGCGCCCTGCAGCCGCTGACGGGGAGGTTGCCGTGA
- a CDS encoding DUF6298 domain-containing protein: MKNNCIALLAFWFAAASVCAAPLPPIISMGTNGLLRYHDDSEGDRIPDFSSCGYRGGEAAIPAATVVIFVDARGGDSTERIQRALNHVATLPPNSDGLRGAVLLSRGRHEVFGSLVISNSGVVLRGSGIGSDGTQLVAAGNDRRTLVRAAGRGDIVLKSNASWRVVNPYVPVGATTIELAGSSGLKAGDSVRVIRQGTEAWIHELGAREFGGGVGGGWRPGTRDIAWDRVIQSVQANTISLDAPITTAISNGNATILAVETWAGRVERIGIENLALESSWNRGNAKDEDHSWCAITMDNVRDAWVRQVTFKHFAGSAVAVHETASRVTVQDCVSTEPVSEDGGYRRNTFFTMGQQTLFLRCYAEDGRHDFSAGHCAAGPNAFVQCDAKLPSQDSGPIQSWASGVLYDNVNIDGNAITLGFRPGNNAGIGWAAANCVLWNCSASVIRVWNPPGAQNWSFGSWAGFEGDGIWRSSNDFMEPGSLFAAQVRERWGGAAMDRLQLMPRPREESSNPPLNRAQELAAAAHQPPPHLKDYILDASHRDPLPAEATNARRLEDIENNSPETGDATHKSSIINHKLTLTNGWLTLNGRLLIGGIQNVTWWRGSIRPSEAAQFGVNVTRFVPGRPGAGLTDDLQEVSDVMHAGGRVALDHNYGLWYDRRRDDHERVRRMSGDVLPPFYEQPFARSGQGIGWDGLSRYDLTKFNPWYWKRLREFASLGEQRGQVLFHQNYFQHNILEAGAHWADFPWRSANNINDTGFPEPPPYAGDKRIFQAELFYDVSHPVRRELHRGYIRQCLENFTNCANVIHFTSAEFTGPLHFMQFWLDTIGEWTRDAARASKPAAPLIALSATKDVQDSILSDPKRREIVDVIDFRYWWRTENGEFAPPGGKNLAPRQFERQSRAGRPNETSLAGMAAEYRAKFPAKPVICNFDIAAWAWLCAGGSLPRLPRDTAPELLDAIPSMAPAPDLSRPGVFVLREEGRRLLVYAMNHDVLNLENVGGKYRMHSIDPRTGVVTRGDVVTIDDPIRVSTPLTWLVKEEQ, encoded by the coding sequence GTGAAAAACAATTGCATCGCGTTGCTTGCGTTTTGGTTTGCTGCCGCCTCGGTCTGCGCCGCCCCATTGCCTCCCATCATTTCGATGGGAACGAACGGGTTGCTGCGATACCACGATGACTCCGAAGGTGACCGCATTCCCGATTTCTCATCTTGCGGATATCGCGGAGGCGAGGCGGCAATTCCCGCAGCGACGGTTGTGATATTCGTCGACGCCCGCGGAGGCGACAGCACCGAGCGGATCCAGCGCGCGTTGAACCATGTGGCGACTTTGCCGCCAAACAGTGATGGATTACGCGGCGCTGTCCTGCTGTCCCGCGGCCGCCACGAAGTGTTCGGCAGTCTCGTGATCAGCAATTCAGGAGTGGTGCTTCGCGGTTCTGGAATTGGATCGGACGGGACGCAGCTCGTTGCCGCTGGAAATGACCGGCGCACGCTTGTTCGTGCTGCGGGGCGCGGTGACATCGTGCTGAAAAGCAACGCCAGCTGGCGCGTTGTGAATCCTTACGTCCCTGTTGGTGCGACAACGATTGAACTCGCAGGCAGCTCCGGCTTGAAAGCGGGTGATTCCGTGCGAGTGATCCGCCAGGGTACGGAAGCGTGGATTCATGAACTCGGCGCGCGGGAATTTGGCGGCGGCGTCGGCGGCGGATGGAGGCCGGGAACGCGAGACATAGCCTGGGATAGGGTTATCCAGTCGGTTCAGGCAAACACGATTTCCCTGGACGCGCCCATTACCACGGCCATTTCAAATGGGAACGCCACAATCCTGGCGGTCGAAACGTGGGCGGGCCGGGTGGAGCGAATCGGAATCGAGAATCTTGCGCTGGAATCCAGCTGGAATCGAGGCAATGCGAAAGATGAGGATCATTCCTGGTGCGCGATCACGATGGATAACGTGCGCGACGCGTGGGTGCGTCAGGTGACGTTCAAACATTTCGCAGGCTCGGCTGTGGCGGTTCACGAAACCGCCAGTCGCGTGACGGTTCAGGATTGCGTCTCGACTGAACCTGTTTCTGAGGACGGCGGATATCGGCGCAACACGTTCTTCACAATGGGCCAGCAGACATTGTTTCTGCGTTGTTATGCCGAGGACGGCAGGCACGATTTTTCAGCCGGCCATTGCGCTGCGGGTCCGAACGCATTCGTCCAATGCGATGCAAAACTTCCGTCGCAGGACAGCGGCCCGATTCAGAGTTGGGCGAGCGGCGTTCTCTACGACAATGTCAACATTGACGGCAATGCGATCACCCTTGGATTCCGTCCCGGCAACAACGCGGGAATCGGCTGGGCGGCTGCAAATTGCGTTCTCTGGAATTGCAGCGCGTCGGTGATCCGTGTGTGGAATCCTCCAGGCGCGCAGAACTGGTCGTTTGGATCGTGGGCTGGATTTGAAGGCGACGGCATCTGGCGCAGCTCGAACGACTTTATGGAGCCCGGCAGCCTGTTCGCCGCGCAGGTGCGAGAGCGGTGGGGCGGAGCAGCGATGGACCGTTTGCAACTGATGCCGCGTCCGCGCGAGGAATCGAGCAATCCACCGCTGAATCGTGCGCAGGAACTCGCCGCCGCGGCGCATCAACCGCCGCCGCATCTCAAGGACTACATTCTTGATGCATCGCACCGCGATCCACTTCCAGCCGAAGCCACGAACGCACGACGACTTGAAGACATCGAAAACAACAGTCCGGAAACAGGAGATGCAACTCATAAATCATCCATCATCAATCATAAATTAACCCTCACCAACGGCTGGCTGACCCTGAACGGCCGGCTCCTCATCGGCGGCATTCAAAACGTCACCTGGTGGCGCGGGAGTATTCGTCCGTCTGAAGCGGCGCAATTCGGAGTGAACGTGACGCGCTTTGTTCCAGGACGACCGGGCGCCGGGTTGACGGATGACCTGCAGGAGGTGTCGGACGTCATGCACGCGGGCGGCCGCGTGGCCCTGGACCATAATTACGGCCTTTGGTATGACCGTCGGCGTGACGATCACGAGCGCGTTCGCAGGATGAGTGGCGATGTGCTGCCGCCGTTTTACGAGCAACCGTTTGCACGAAGCGGGCAGGGGATCGGGTGGGATGGTTTGAGCCGTTACGACCTGACGAAATTCAATCCGTGGTATTGGAAGCGGCTGCGGGAATTTGCCAGCCTGGGCGAGCAACGCGGACAGGTGTTGTTCCATCAGAATTATTTTCAGCACAATATCCTCGAAGCCGGCGCGCACTGGGCCGACTTTCCGTGGCGTTCGGCAAACAACATCAACGACACGGGCTTCCCCGAGCCGCCGCCGTACGCGGGCGACAAACGGATCTTCCAGGCGGAACTGTTCTATGATGTGAGCCATCCCGTCCGGCGCGAACTGCACCGAGGTTACATTCGTCAATGTCTCGAGAACTTCACGAATTGCGCGAACGTAATCCACTTCACCAGCGCGGAGTTCACGGGGCCTTTGCACTTTATGCAGTTCTGGCTCGACACCATTGGCGAGTGGACGCGCGACGCAGCGCGGGCTTCGAAGCCTGCCGCGCCCCTGATCGCGCTGAGCGCCACCAAGGATGTCCAGGACTCGATACTGTCGGATCCAAAGCGTCGCGAAATCGTGGACGTGATTGATTTCCGCTACTGGTGGCGAACAGAGAACGGCGAGTTTGCGCCCCCCGGCGGGAAGAACCTGGCGCCGCGGCAGTTCGAGCGCCAATCGCGCGCAGGACGGCCGAACGAAACGTCGCTTGCAGGAATGGCAGCGGAGTATCGTGCGAAGTTCCCGGCCAAACCCGTTATCTGCAACTTTGATATCGCAGCCTGGGCGTGGCTTTGCGCCGGCGGATCACTGCCGCGCCTGCCACGAGACACCGCGCCCGAATTGCTGGACGCGATCCCATCAATGGCGCCCGCGCCGGATTTGTCGCGCCCTGGTGTGTTTGTATTGCGCGAGGAAGGCCGGCGACTGTTAGTATATGCGATGAATCACGACGTCCTGAATCTGGAGAATGTTGGCGGCAAGTACCGCATGCATTCGATTGACCCGCGGACAGGGGTCGTCACTCGTGGCGACGTCGTAACGATCGATGACCCGATCCGCGTTTCGACTCCGCTAACGTGGCTTGTGAAGGAAGAGCAATGA